ataaaacattcgAAAATCaaataatgtgtgtatatatatatatatatatatataaattgacACAAAAAGATATCAAAACATAAAGGTTTGAATTTTTAAACGCGTTCTGGTGAAGAATTCCACAACAGAGGCCCAGAAAGCCCGCATTTTTTCACTGTCACCTCCTAATTGATCGCAATTTGCAGTTTTGCGATAGCCTCTAAAGTCCTTTTCCCTATTTAATATGACTGTGAATGGTTGAAAAGGGATTGGAGAGTCATGGTGCTGTAGCTGCATTTGTTTCTTCTATTGTTATGTGGAAGCTGGGTATTCACGTCCTCCGCGAGTACTGTACAGCTGTATGTAAATAAGACCGAACGAACAGCACATGGCCCACGAGCGCCACCGGCCAATCCCTGACGTTCCTGCATTCTTCCCCGTAGCAACAAGATTACACATTCCGAATACCTCCTGCCCAAGCTGCGCACTGAACAAAAGGAGAGTATAGGCTATACTGCGGCGGTGCCTGTAAGTCTCTGTGGGCAAGGCACTGGGCAGACTATTCTTCGAAATCCACGCAATTGTTAAGTATAATCATCGGCAGTATGGacgattattattttatttataattttcgCGGATTGAATAGCCTAGGTCTACACAATAAGCTAAACACAGTCATAAACAAATTGTTCCCTAGAAGACCACTCTGAATGACCAGAGCCACCACGTCATCAAACCATTACAAAATATATCTGTAAAACGACTGAAATATTTTTCTGATTTAACGGTAGACATGATCACATTAcaattattaatttaatatgtAACTACTTAAATATCCTAACTCATTATAACATCAACACAAATATCGATATTTAAGTGGGGATCGAGCTTACAATCCAGTTGCAATTCATCAAATGTGTAAATTATGGAAATAACAGTTGGTTATAGCCTACCAAGTAACAATTACAGATATACTAGAACAGCTTTCCACAAGGCAAGGAAGCAAGGTAACCTGGTATGCCGGGAAGGCAGCTTGAAAGTGACATCATGCGTACAGGTGAACATTAATGTTTCATAGGCTACAGATAAAACAATACTGTTAatgttaacagtaaaaaaaaaaaggagaaaaaaatgaCCAAAACCTCGAACCATAATTATGGTATAACAATTCATGTGTCAGAAATAGTGAAGTCTGTCATTATTTTCATAGTCAGTTTATCAAAAGCTTTTGCAAGCGCGTGTCTTCGTGTGCAAATCACGGTTTAACTCCCTGGTTGTGCTCTTATTAAATAATCTAGTTTCTGTGGAAGGATGTCTGAAATGTCTGTATGTAGGTTAGCTCATAAGATATCAATAGAGGCTATGCAGCATAGTATTTGATTAGGCAATGTTCGAAACAACATCATTAAACATGAGGTTGATTTAATATAGGTTAACATAGTTTGACTCTTTTTATAACGTGTTGTTATTCACAAGCCTCGTAGGCCTATTCCGTTAGTTTAAAAGCGCCACATTTAGGATTCTGTTTAATTATGCCGCCGCTGAATTGTGCGTCTGAGCCGACAGTAATGGGGTAAGTCAGGCAGGTCACGTCAAAGAAAAGGACCGAATTCAATTCTCCAGCTTTATGCAAATAGGGTATCACCGAGGTCAGGGCGGGCGCGTGGCTTGTGGCTCCTAAGGCACACGCTTCAAACTTCCAATTTCAACAAAAGCCGAAAGTAAAATAATggtgaatgccccccccccccccccacacacacacacatacacacactccttcCACCCCCAACACATCTACAAATACACGCCCCTCGCTCCTTCATACCGCAATCCTCCTCGCGCTCTAACTTTTTTGTCTCCTATCCCCTAAGGGCGAAAAAAATCCAATAACAATCAACAATCCCCGGAGACAACAGATCGGTTGGGGGACACGGTGCAACTgctgggggatgtgtgtgtgtgtgtgtgtgtgtgtgtgtggaggggggtgggTGGCGGCGTTTTTTTTTTCGTTTGCTTTGAGCATATTTCCAGACTACAGCAATTccatgacaaatgttttttcttgatAAGAACATCGAACCTGCTCAAGAACATTACCTGATGTCCTCAAACTAAGGACGATACAAGGACGTTTCTTAATTattccattttaaaatgcttaacGTTTTCAATTATTTCTTATTGTTTGCTAGATTtgaaaatacttgttctacacCAATATGTAATTCAAAGCCTTGGGTTAATTTTTATTCTAGCCAAAAACATGTCTATAGTTAATTGATAGATAGAACTTTCCTTGAATCTCCATATATAGCTCCCCATGTATTTGACTAAAAGGTAacgttttttaaatatattgttgcAAATGACAATAGGACAAATTGCTATAAAGAAAGCTACGAAATAGTCTATGGTTATTCTCTGAAACATGTATTTGAATCCAAACCATTCAAACATATAGGTTTGAGAGAGCCTTGCTGGAATGATTTTAAACTGATAGACAGATCACACTGAACATGTAGCAAATATCAAAATTATCAACATAATACCTAACAGCTCATTGGGTATGTCAGTAGCAAGTACTTGGCATAATTGtacacaaaaaaactgttacACAATGAATACAGGTCTATAGGCCAGATGTATTGATTTGTATTCTATCCAAAATGTTGTACAGAATTATAAGAATATACGTTATTCTAGTTCAACTATTGTAGTTCAATAAGATTTGGTTTGAAGTTATTTTGAAGATTTTGGGGTTTCTGAAAGACCTTGCCATAAACCCATACAACTCCCATTGTATAACTACTAATGCTAATGCTGGCGGTGATGtaagtaaataaacaaaacatgttttttggttattttgtctTAGGATCAATGGATTGATCACTTTTTGGCAGTAAAATTGAAgtatatttcaagtttaataTTTCATtcgtttttaaataaatataaatatgaaaaattgttattgttattgtggTAGTAGTGTTTAGTTCATTTTGACTATTAAGGctgaaaaattataatacaaataaaattaaacagCTAAGTTATCTTTATAAATGTAGGCGAAGTTACAATaagattattttatttcaagaaTTTATGCAATTTGCATAATGCCATTTGCGTAATGCCATTTGCGTAATGTTGAGCCCAAAAGAGGTAAAACATTGATCAATGCAACTGTCATCTCAGATTTATGTGAATTGATTAGAGACAACATTATCTCCAACAATAAAGGACCGCGTGAAGATGTTTTGTCTGAGACTGTTACCGTTTATCGATTACAACTGTCGTTGGCCTCCAACGGTGGATAGCCCTGCTATTCCAAGTGTATCactaatgaaatacattttgaaagggtgTGGGTAGGGTTTATTGTGATGTGCTATTGCGCCAGATTGTGGATGTGTGATGAAAATTGTTAATTTCGCTGACATGACAGACGGTTTCTATTGTTCCAGTGAAGACGTTGGATGGCTATTGCTTCTGGACAGTTTGCCCCAACTAAAAGCAGAATGAAAAAACGTTGCTGTTGCATTATGAATTTGGATTGTAGCCATACCGGGGACTACATTTTAAAACGTCAAATAacttccaaaaatatatttagagtattttttatgggattaaTTATTCAAAGGTCTTGAACGTCCAATTGTAAACATTCAGAACTGAACTGCACAGATTCACTGGTGCTGTGCCTCCCCTTCTTTGCCTCTTTACCCTCAAACGAAACTGACACAAGCCTGAGCCCCCCCGCACCCCACCCCCTTCCCCACAAGCTCTTTCCCCCTCCTATTGATTGTTGCATTTTGATGAATGAACGGACGGCTGCGGCACGTGTATGTTGAATAGAGTCTCCGAGGACATGGGAGGATAAAGGATGGATAAGTGTGGTGTGGTTCTGTGTAATCTGCATAATGGCTAGGGACCATCAAGGACCGAGCAAGTGGTTGGGGTGGGAGTGGGTAGGGGGGAGACTGTGGGACTCGGCAATGGGGGAGGCTGACATCTGCCGCTGCGCTCCTCAGAGACTCCGGTTGGATCATGTTGCCAGGCCTTTCTATTGACGACTGGACTGCTGCCATCTGCGTCCTAACTGACGCACAATGACCGCTCGCCGCCTTTATAAAGACCCAGACAAACCACAGAGCGACAGTGTGAACAAGTACCTCAGAGTGAACAGGACGCATTACGATTACGCAGGCCTATTTCCAATTATTGGCCCAGACTTTAACAGCAAAAACGTATTGAGGTTCAAGATAACGTGTCGTGCGTGTGCTTTCTTACAGTCGCAATGCCAAAGGGGTTTCTTATAAAACGTTCTAAAAAGGCCGGTCCTGTTTCATACAGGGTACGAACGGAGGAGGACTTGGTGCTGGTCGCCAATTATTCCCCGCTGGAGAATGCCCCGGCTCGGGAATTGCCCTCCGTGTGCCACAACTTTATTCGAGTTCCGAGTCGGGAAATATTCGGAGGAATGCCGGAGTCTCACTGCGTGCCCTCGCTGAGCCCAACCAGGCCTGACAGCGATGGATATCAGTATCCACCAGTGGACGCAGCTCTTCAAATTCTCAGTTCTTTTTCTCGTGCTCAAGCAGATACCTTTCCCGAGGCAAGTTTGGGAAGCTTTGCCATTGATGGCTCCCCAGTGTCGCCATCTCTTCCAGAGATGACCACCAGAATGGACACCATGTGCGGGAATGCAAAATCTGTAGCAGTGAAGCGTCATGCCTCTTCCAACACCAAAACTCCCCATACTAATTCCAAAAAGCGCAAATCCTCATGCTTCTCAAACCAAGAAAAGAAATGCAGCATCAGGGATGAGGTAACTACATCTCCCGTCCTCGGATTGCGCATTACGGAAGAGGCGGAGGATGAAGTGAAGCAGCGCTTCAACACGAGCAGTCCGCTTGGAGAGTTCATCTGTCAACTTTGTAAGGAGCGGTACACAGATCCTCTCACTTTGGCTTTCCACAAGTGCTCTCGCATTGTCCGAGTCGAATATCGCTGCGATGAGTGTGAGAAAGTTTTTAGTTGTCCAGCTAATCTGGCCTCCCACCGACGTTGGCACAAGCCAAAGAGTTTTCAAGAGGAAAGAGTTTCTTCACCGAGAGAAGAGAGCCAACCAGACACACCAATAGCCAGAGATGCGCTCCCACCCTCCCCACCATCATCCGACTCTGGCTCAGATGAAGAAATTATGTTCAGCTGCCCACAGTGTTCAAAGAAATTTAGAAAACAAGCGTACCTAAGGAAACACCTGGCCTTGCACAATAGGAAAGCAGCTAGTCATCCACAAAATCagactccatcctctccttcgGCCAGAATCTCAGACCAACAACAAAGCGTCCCGCCCCAGGCCGGCTGGGAATCATCCGAGCCCTCCGCCAAATTATCAGGGACGGAGTGCATCACAAAGGTGTCAGGGGAAGTGTTTCCGTGTCGATTTTGTGGGGATAATTTCTTTTCCTCACCTGGCCTCACCAGACACATCAACAAATATCACCCAACGGAGAGTAGACAGGTGATAGTTTTGTCCTAAACTATATAATGACACTTTGCTAGGCATAACTACTTAATTCAATGTTTGGGTGGAGTAGGTTGTTTCATCTCGCAAAGTAGTAACCTATTGTACGTTAAATTACAAATGTTCCGCCTGAATAATATagtttttgtaaattagttttgttttctacaaatgtatatttatctatctaatcattatttattttatacgtatttatttgtttatttattcatgtatttgtttatttatttatttgcctgTATATGTCATAATCGTGTTGCCTTTGACTGTTGAtatatgaaatgacaaaaaagcAGTTATGCATTGCTCCAAATTACCTCTGACCaaattattgctatatttttccGTTGAAACACAATATTACCATGCTTATTTCTAATACAATAAAGAGAGTATACATCGACTTTGCAGTTGTGCATTCTTTCAGAAAATAGGTCATGGGTTTGATGGCTTTTTGAGTACATCCATTTCCTGCAACATCGACTTTCTATACATGTCCCCATTTCCAGATGATGAATCAGGTGTACTTGAGACTGTTAAAAACATAGTCCAATCCATGTCCCCATTTAACATAGAAGGGGCCTTACACTGACACTCCATTTGCCACTACGCATCATCGTCGACCAGTGAAACAGGGCAAGGTGCAGGAGGATAACGACTTCCAGTCtttcaacagacagacagtagtcGACCTATTCAGCGACTTTAGCTTGGCATATATTGACACAATTACGCACGTGCAGTGGTTTTAATTAAGCGAAGCAAACCACCACAGTTGTGACCTTATTAGTTGTTAAATTTCTATGAGTTGGAAATAAAATCTGAGAAACAAATAGATCTTACTTATTCAACAACATATACCAAAACAATTAAATGGTTGAAATGGAATGGTTTGTTATAACAAAACCAGTATAATATTGAAATCATTTTGGCTGCAACACTCGCAGATCCAATTACTTAAATCAGTTATTATCTTGTAAACTTGTGTTACAAATAATTTCTCCTTGCTGAACACCATTTCAGCCCAGTGGAAtagaataatgaaaataatagaATGGTAGAAGAATCCTCCAGAATAAAGAGGTAGTTATGACGCAGAATATTCCAATTTCGTTCATTAGACCTACGATACCTCAAAGAAGGATACATTTTGACAGACAATCGGGTAGGGCTGCATGCTTATAACTTCTTGTTTGTGTTGATGAGTATTTGAAAGATGCCTTCAAGCTATTATCCATACATTATGGACTCCTAAATTAATTATACACTGTTTACCCATTGATTCTTAATTGAATCTtaaacttcttacaaattgtatagaatcgTGTTCATTTGGAAGGATGTTCGAGTGAGTTCGATGCTTTGATCATAACTCCTCATTTGAAGCAGGCTGTCTTCTGTAGTAGCTAATGTTTCTAGTGGTCAGAGAAataaatcctctcaagttcaaaatgtaaatgcactggaaagcaatggtacgttttgctaatcaataaaacctttcagctagcccacctccatttttaatagaaatgtatggaggttaaagcATTTTTTGGAGATTGTAAATATGTCATGTACTGAAATTACTTAGACAAGTTGCAATTCGTGAAATTAGACTTGCGCAACAGACCACATCATATAATATCAAAGTAATcatgatcagtctttttttcttttctggaaggcaagaaagctagctataactttctagtagacacttcagagaagactaaggtttgtcatttgtaatacaaataaaaataaattataatgtaattcaacaaaataataaggtggccaataattggggACGGTGGCCAATAACAGGGGGTTGTATTTTTTTAGTGACAACACCAGTTCCTGGAAATATTCATTTCCCATTtatgacatgctagctaacatttttatGTCACTAGGCTAATGATCATCAGGAACACATTTGCAAAACTttgtgtgtttcacagattcatgtttgtttgtgtttgaagtTAACGTATcttattctgttcagaggaaatATTGcattgtattctgttcagaggaagggagatccggttgtttaatgtttcttttttaattatgatttaaaaaatcttCCGAGGTGAATGGGataatgactaaatctgtttttgaaatgattcagaatgatTAAGGGGAAATCTCGCTTAGaaacagtatatactgtatgtcgaTGTTCATTTACTACAAACTGTAGTTGACCAGAGTATTTTGGTTACATAGTACAGCCGTTTTTGGGactttttttggttttggatgaagacagagtggacttCAATTTCTTTATTTCGATAGAActtaagtcatattagatcagtgtctaacacaaactatgagacagttaaagccaaccttgaccaaaaataaccttattttgatagatttaaCACctgttgttactctaaaaatacatgatgaaatatgttttggggagtatgcccagaacccccaaaacgaggcttagccctcccatccatgattttctagtgTCCCTGGTAGTTACAGATCACAGTTACCCCactgggtagtaagtgttatttcccAATTGGTAATGCctcaaaagtatagaaaatggcaattattccccacaaactttgcttttgtgaccaggacagtgatattttgaaatgtaccaaTTTTCCTGATGCCACCACTGCACATCAAATCGGGCCATATGAAACAATTTCCCAGATTTCTAGATAAGGATGAAGCCTTCAAGTACCTTCAAGACTTCTTCCCTAAGCTGAGGCAAAGGTCAAAgctgttgtttttgtcagaccacagcTAAAGATAATCCTGGAGTGCAATGAATTCCCCAATAAGCTCATGGGTAAAGAGAAAGCGTCTTGGAACAGCTTTGTCGCAGTGGTTTGGGGCTTCCTGGACATAACAAGGCCGAAAACTATGTGGAGCTGGTTGAGACTGGTGAAGAACTACGGCACAATGGGCTGCAGGATGTTCCTAAAAGTCAATTTCCTTGATGCTCGTCTTGATAAATTCAAGAAGAACATGGGGGCGTACTCGGGGTAACAAGGTGAGCACTCCCACCAGGATATACTGGACTTTGAACACCGCTACCAAGTACAAAGAGAACATGATGGGAGACTATATTTGGGGGCTGATTCGTGAAAGCGATTTACAGTATAATCGTAAATCTCAAAAAACTACTCACTTCTAAATCTTTTGTAGTcatttttgtattactttagtataaataaatgttaatttggCTTCATATGATGTATTATCCTGACTTTATGTGAATGAAAAGATACAGATTTGTCCTTTTACATTTCAACCGGTACATATCATAATATCACTGTTCTGGTCCCAAAAGCAAAGTGGGGAATAATAgctattttctattattttatcCATAAGTAATTAcaaaataacacttactacccagcAACAAAGTTTATGCTACTAGCAGCAATAGGCCTAGGGTTGTTACAATTACAGGTttgatgtaaataaaaatgtaaacattatggGACTCATCTTcacagtgtttatgtgtgtgtgtgtttgtttagccTGGAGTGCAACATGGAACCCCGGCAGTCACtaccaaacagacagacagtgtctgGAAAAGGTGAGACTTTCGTGAACACTAACTTAGCCTTCAAATTCActtacaaacattttacttgTACATGAAAAACTCAGATTCCTCAGATTCCAAGGCAAGCTGTTCCGAAGACCTTACAAAACACAATTCCCCCTCCCTAAGATTCAAGTTCACACCTAAAAAAATTCTATCTTACAAATAGTTTTAATGAAAGTCAAATGAAAAAACGAATGCTTGAATTAAGCAATAAAACTAATGGGTTCAGAAAATGTTGCTTGTAATGAAACACAAGACTGAAAACAAGCTACATAGATAACTCGAATATCAGGCTTTAAGATTTGTTTCTAGACTTTTAAACACTTTTATTGTCTTATTCTAAGATTGAATTAGGCTAAGTTTCCTGCTCTCAGAATTGTCTTTCTTGTTACTAGCAACATATTCTCATcccgtatatatatatatttattgctagatttttttttttactactttcAGTGCACATCAAgattctctgtctttgtgtgttttcatgtttctTATGTATTATGATCTGTCATGCAGGCTCAGCAAGGCGCAAGAAGTCTTCTGTAGACAGCAAGCATCCAGCCAGAAAGAGACCGTTCTCAACCTGTGAGGTCTTAGACAGGAAAATGTTAAAGATGCTCCGTGAGAAAGGTATTTGATGTACTTGGCTACTGTACTGATGACCATCCTCATGATTATTAGGCAAACTGTTCCAAAGACCTTACAATCCCCTCACAATCCCTCAGATAAGCAGCGGAAGATCCAGGAGTGGCGTGCTTCCAGTGAAGGCTGGCTGAGGGCATGGGGCACCCTGCAGGACTGGATGCATCAGCTGTTTAGGATCATTGCGGATTTCACGGAACACCGGCGGTTCGACCAGTTCATCCTGTTGGTGGTGGCTGTCAACACAGGGATCCTGGTGGCCCAGACATTTGAAAGTGTGACAGTTAGAGGAGGTGCATTCTGTGACTAAAACTGCCTTACTTCTGCATGAAGACAACCCCATATACTCCTGCATAAAGAGATTGTATGTGTTTAAGTGTGATCTCTGTTTGTTTCCCGATTGCAGGGTGGTGGTTCTCAGCTCTTGATGCTATATTTTTAGCCATCTATTTAATGGAATGTGTGCTGAAACTGCTTTCATCCGGCCGATTCTACTTCCAAAACCCCTGGAATGACCTTGGTAGTTACACCACAGGGGTTTGCATTGGCCTGGAGGCAGTCACAAAATCAACGTCAACATTTTACAGACCAGAGTCCAACTGTTTCAGCTGTTTTCAGTGTTCTCTTcctgttttctcctctctccatctcagaTTTTTTCATCATCATCGTAAGCCTCATTGACTTCATGCTGCCTCTCATTGAGTCTTTAGGTAGCTTCAGTGGAGGCCAAGCTGCCATGGTCTTCCGCCTTCTCAGGAGCTTCAAAGGGATCCGGGTCGTACGGGTGTTCAGAGTGTTGCGTACCTTCAGGTAGGCTTTCCAGCCTTAACCCGTCATTCTGACCACCACTCGTTTGATTTCTCTTCATAATACGTCAACAAACGACCCCTGTACATAACATTTAGGCCCATCCAATTCCGATATCTTTAATCATAGTTTAGTAACATCGTCCTTTCCTTAAAAGTTTTCTCCAAAATATCCGGTCcatcatgaccacctgcctcCAGTCTCTCCAGTCCATGGGGGCCATCATCATCCTGATGTTCACATTCCTCATCATGTTCGCCATCATTTTCCGAGAGTTGTTTAACGTGTCTGACCCAGAGCGCTTCGGCACCATGTTCCGGACCGTGTTCACCCTCTTCCAGGTGCTCACGCTTGATGACTGGTCCCTCATCTACACCACCAGCAGAGACCAAGGCAAGGGAATGCTAGTCTGCATCATGCATGTTCTAGATGTTGTGCATCACCAGTCACCTTATGTAACTGCTGATGACTAACTTCATATATTAAAGGTGCACCCCATATAATCATCTTCCTGGTCCTGTACATTGTGGTGGAATACTTCACTTTCCTCAAGTGAGTAAGAAAAGCTTACAACAAATACTGAACGTGTATGATGTCATCTTATGTTCTTCCTGAGTAAACATCTTGTGATCTCTCTATAATAGTCTATTCGTTGCTGTCCTTGTTGACAACTTCCAACTGACAATTAAAAAACGGATGGCGTCAAAGATCCAAAAGGTATTCATACAATGGCGACCAGTAAAGccatgaaaaataatttggcTGAACCTAACGCTACATAATTACTATGCTCTTTTGCACTTAAGTTCCAGGATGCATACAAGGATGAGATTCAGTCAATGAACAAGTTAGGTTGGTCTGAGATTTGGAAAAATCTACCACAATTGAAATGTTAGTGAAGCTAAATACACAACTGGCAGCAGCAATACAAGACCAAACCATCTACCCTTCTTACTTACTGTAGAGCTTCAGCATGGTGAAgcacagacagaggaaaagtTCTATGAAGCATCCCTCAAAATGACCTATAGTGAAAATAAGTACGGAAACAGGTAGGAGACCATTACActacacattacaaaatacAGCTGTCAACTTCAGAGTTCACCAACAGCCAACAGA
This genomic window from Esox lucius isolate fEsoLuc1 chromosome 7, fEsoLuc1.pri, whole genome shotgun sequence contains:
- the LOC105010943 gene encoding insulinoma-associated protein 1a-like, which translates into the protein MPKGFLIKRSKKAGPVSYRVRTEEDLVLVANYSPLENAPARELPSVCHNFIRVPSREIFGGMPESHCVPSLSPTRPDSDGYQYPPVDAALQILSSFSRAQADTFPEASLGSFAIDGSPVSPSLPEMTTRMDTMCGNAKSVAVKRHASSNTKTPHTNSKKRKSSCFSNQEKKCSIRDEVTTSPVLGLRITEEAEDEVKQRFNTSSPLGEFICQLCKERYTDPLTLAFHKCSRIVRVEYRCDECEKVFSCPANLASHRRWHKPKSFQEERVSSPREESQPDTPIARDALPPSPPSSDSGSDEEIMFSCPQCSKKFRKQAYLRKHLALHNRKAASHPQNQTPSSPSARISDQQQSVPPQAGWESSEPSAKLSGTECITKVSGEVFPCRFCGDNFFSSPGLTRHINKYHPTESRQVIVLS
- the LOC105010944 gene encoding cation channel sperm-associated protein 1; protein product: MTSTSTVLECNMEPRQSLPNRQTVSGKGSARRKKSSVDSKHPARKRPFSTCEVLDRKMLKMLREKDKQRKIQEWRASSEGWLRAWGTLQDWMHQLFRIIADFTEHRRFDQFILLVVAVNTGILVAQTFESVTVRGGWWFSALDAIFLAIYLMECVLKLLSSGRFYFQNPWNDLDFFIIIVSLIDFMLPLIESLGSFSGGQAAMVFRLLRSFKGIRVVRVFRVLRTFSFLQNIRSIMTTCLQSLQSMGAIIILMFTFLIMFAIIFRELFNVSDPERFGTMFRTVFTLFQVLTLDDWSLIYTTSRDQGAPHIIIFLVLYIVVEYFTFLNLFVAVLVDNFQLTIKKRMASKIQKFQDAYKDEIQSMNKLELQHGEAQTEEKFYEASLKMTYSENKYGNREIELFTNYLKVMAAIDQKQQTFRSQGCVLERLIDTFFETTEENILVNE